A genomic segment from Halobellus litoreus encodes:
- a CDS encoding TspO/MBR family protein: protein MASLVSRFRRFPRHRPILALAITILTVEIVGASGSIFTAQGLGTWYDTLQRPMLAPPNWVFGPVWTALFALIGVALWLVWRRLDSSPREARVGFGVFVVHFAFNVGWSVVFFGMQEIGWGLAVIGLLWLLIVATMWAFDRVDRRAALLLVPYLLWVSFAAYLNYRFWVLN from the coding sequence ATGGCATCACTTGTGTCCCGTTTTCGCCGGTTTCCACGCCATCGCCCGATCCTCGCGCTCGCAATCACCATCCTGACTGTCGAAATCGTCGGGGCTTCCGGGTCCATCTTCACGGCACAAGGTCTCGGCACGTGGTACGACACCCTTCAGCGGCCGATGCTTGCGCCACCGAACTGGGTATTCGGTCCCGTTTGGACGGCCCTGTTCGCACTCATCGGAGTCGCGCTATGGCTCGTCTGGCGACGACTCGATTCGTCACCTCGCGAAGCCCGGGTCGGGTTCGGCGTATTCGTGGTTCACTTCGCTTTCAACGTGGGATGGTCGGTAGTCTTCTTCGGTATGCAGGAGATCGGCTGGGGGCTGGCCGTGATCGGACTGCTCTGGCTACTCATCGTCGCAACAATGTGGGCATTCGACCGCGTTGATCGACGGGCAGCTCTCCTCCTCGTCCCGTATCTCCTGTGGGTCTCCTTCGCCGCCTATCTCAACTACCGCTTCTGGGTGTTGAATTAG